A section of the Amycolatopsis sp. AA4 genome encodes:
- a CDS encoding lipoyl domain-containing protein, protein MSEIVVPKWGLTVEEVTILEWYKKPGDPVAADEPVCLVETDKVTQEIVSQVDGTVLELLAEDGDEVPIGQPIAKLGP, encoded by the coding sequence ATGAGTGAAATCGTGGTGCCCAAGTGGGGCTTGACCGTCGAAGAAGTCACGATCCTGGAGTGGTACAAGAAGCCGGGCGACCCGGTGGCTGCCGACGAACCGGTCTGCCTCGTCGAGACGGACAAGGTGACCCAGGAGATCGTCAGCCAGGTCGACGGCACCGTCCTCGAACTGCTCGCGGAGGACGGCGACGAGGTCCCGATCGGCCAGCCCATCGCGAAACTCGGTCCCTGA